From the Panulirus ornatus isolate Po-2019 chromosome 34, ASM3632096v1, whole genome shotgun sequence genome, the window CAGACTTGGCGAGATCATCCTGCGGGGGGGAACAAAACATGACCATCTCAGATGTTCTTACACATGATGGAAACATCTTGATCTACTTTACGTGTGGTTTAACCGATCCGGAAAAACACACTTGACAAGTAATAGCCTAAGACGAAACAGTACACTGTACAATGAACGATCCTGGAGGCCAAATGTGCGTGTAACTCTTTGGTTGATTGTGTACCAACGTCCCCAGGACGAGTGGCTGACTGAGTGTGGGTTGGCTGACTAAGTCTAGTGTCCCCGTGTGGGTTAGGTGACTAAGTCTAGTGTCCCCGTGTGGGTTAGGTGACTAAGTCTAATAACCCCGTGTGGGTTGGCTGACTGAGTCTAGTGTCCCCGTGTGGGTTGGGTGACTAAGTCTAGTGTCCCCGTGTGGGTTAGGTGACTAAGTCTAATAACCCCGTGTGGGTTGGGTGACTAAGTCTAGTGTCCCCGTGTGGGTTAGGTGACTAAGTCTAATAACCCCGTGTGGGTTGGGTGACTAAGTCTAGTGTCCCCGTGTGGGTTAGGTGACTAAGTCTAGTGTCCCCGTGTGGGTTAGGTGACTGAGTCTAGTGTCCCCGTGTGGGTTGGCTGACTGAGTCTAGTGTCCCCGTGTGGGTTGGCTGACTGAGTCTAGTGTGCCCGTGTGGGGCAGCTCACCAGGTCCTGCCAGTCATCAGGAAGGGCCGAGGTCCAGCCCCAGGGGTACATCCACAGCTGGGAGAAGGCGTGGAAGGTGAGGTAGACCTTGATGTCGCTGCCGTGCTTGATGATCTGGTCGCGGACGTTCCTCATCTCCACCTCAGAGAACGGCTCAGACCCGGCGTAGATCTCGGTACATGGTTCGTCTGAAGCACCAACCTCTGCGAACACACATGTGTGATATTCAAGCTATGgcaacccaacctaacttactcccccccttttttttttttgatatcacATAAGGAATTTTCAGAAAGGCCATCATGTCTGACGCGATCAACTCAACAACTGAGCAAGAGTAGCAGCTCACCCATCCAGTGGAAGCCCCAGTTCCTGTTGGGGTCAGCGCCCTTGCAGCCGAAGATGGAGTTGGTGTCTGAGCGAGTCTTGCGCCACAGACGGTCCTGTTAAACAGATGACGTAAGAATATAACACAACAACATGACCCTGTCATGCAGAACTGACTCACCAGGTGCTGGCAACATGACCCTGTCATGAAGTTTTATCTGTTCATTTGTTGTATGTTACATGTTCAAACAGTAACACGATCACATTGCCTGTGGATTATTAAAGGAGCGAGTGTTCGGCTACTCACGTCGGTGAAGGTGTAGTCATAACCATCGGGGTTGATGGACGGCATGAAGTAGAAGTTGACGTTGGAGAGGATGTCATCGTAGGTGTCCCTCTTGGTCACCAGTTCGTTGATCATGTAGGTCACTGTTGCAGGGGAGATCCACTCTCGGGCGTGGATACCTGACGGGAGGGAGTCACACGTCTGCCTCACAAACTCTACGCAAACTCTTGCCCAagttcctctttcttaccatacCCCACAGACACTtgcccaagtccctctctcctaccacacCCCACAGACATTTGCCCAAGTCCCTCTTTCCTACCACACTCCACAGACACTTAACCAAGTCCCTCTTTCCTACCACACCCCACAGAACTTAACCAAGTCCCTCTTTCCTACCACACTCAGCAGACACTTGCCCAAGTCCCTCTTTCCTACCACACCCCACAGACACTTGCCCAAGTCCCTCACATCTACCAATGTTGACTACATATGTAGTGATGAGAAGAGAATCCaggacatatgtgtgtgtgtctcacctccgTCAATGAAGATAGCAGGCTTGCCAGGGCCGCCTTTCCCCAGTGTCAGCATCTTCATGGTGCGGCCCTCGAAGGAGCTGCCAACGTTCTCCACTTTGCACAGGTCTGGGTGATCGGCCGCCAATGACTCCAGCCAGTCCATGATCTGTATAGAATTATTTTTTATAACAGAAAAAGCCAGGTGCTTGATAACATTACgaatggaatgtttttttttttcatagagaaAGAACGGTGCGTGATAACATGATAAACATCTGTTTGCTGCTTCCTCTAGTTTTTGcatggagaccaaccacacgaggattaaccATTATGATtaatccttcttccctccaataGCTAAGTTGCTGAAGTGCCGTCAGtctttcatccttccctcctcatgcAACCTTTAAGACTCGTGTCGGACGTATTGCCAATTGCGCACAACCATGTCCCATGTTGGTTCCTGTCCTGAACTATCCTGTGGATGTATCCCAACACTTGGGTTCATGGAGGAACGACTCCATGATGTTTTCCACGACCATACAGGGTCGTGAGGCTCGACCCCGTCACTATATGACAGACTTACCGATTCATCAGCAAAACATCTCGTCCGTGGAGGATTTAATTGATAAATGAGACAACATTATCGACGCCTCATACTGTTAAGTGACTGAGAGTCAACACTTGAAATATCTGGTGCAGTTGTTACTGAGTACAGGGCAATCACACTAACGGGCCCAAGCAGCAAGTCTTAgcaagatccagggtgaggcaagacccagggtgaggtaaaAGGAAGTAAATGAGTAAATAGATACATCATCCTCCAGGAGACGTGACAGTGAACGCCCCACTAATCCAGGTTCCTCAAGAAGGACAAGCCTTTTGGGTATTAGTAACCTCTGACCTCATAAAATCCTTTTAACTACTGACTCTGACACCAGGTCAGGTCGGTCTTGCAGAGCCTAATGCAGGATATGTGTGTAGTGACGTGGGATGATAACGCACCAGGACATACAACCTCACACAGCTTCGGTTACTCAGTCCAAATGCAAGGAAATGACTCTGTTTTGCTGATAGGAAATAGGAAAAGTGAACACAGCAAAAGATATGTTTTCTACGGAGGGAAACATTCCATGTGAAAGACAGAAGCAGGGAGGAGGGGTAAGCAGGGAGGAAGAGTAAGCAGGAAGGAGGGTAAGCAGGTTGGAGGGGTAAGTGGAAGCAGACCCACCTCCTGGTATGTGTGGTAGGAGGTCCAGTCCATGGCCCTGGAGCCGCTGGCTCTGGCCGCCTCCTGGGCTGCTCTTTGCTTAGACAACAGAGCTGCCACGTTGCTGATCTTCACGGTGTACCTCAGCCCGACCTGACTGAGTGTCTTCTTCAGTTGCGGCAACTGGAAGGCGCGGACCATGATGTCCACGGGGTGACCtgaccagagggagagagagagagatcaatactTTCACCTCCTACAACATCATCATTGTATCACACCAGCTGATGATAAT encodes:
- the LOC139759765 gene encoding carboxypeptidase B-like, whose product is MKTLVVFASLLVLAAGRPETRPNPHGAQVLRVVPEQASQVHYLRGLLLQGNYDFWTEPRAVGHPVDIMVRAFQLPQLKKTLSQVGLRYTVKISNVAALLSKQRAAQEAARASGSRAMDWTSYHTYQEIMDWLESLAADHPDLCKVENVGSSFEGRTMKMLTLGKGGPGKPAIFIDGGIHAREWISPATVTYMINELVTKRDTYDDILSNVNFYFMPSINPDGYDYTFTDDRLWRKTRSDTNSIFGCKGADPNRNWGFHWMEVGASDEPCTEIYAGSEPFSEVEMRNVRDQIIKHGSDIKVYLTFHAFSQLWMYPWGWTSALPDDWQDLDDLAKSAVDALTSVYGTHYDIGSSTNVIYAAAGGSDDWAKGEGNVKYAYTIELRDTGEYGFLLPPEQILPSGEETFEGVKVVANFVRNTYGK